Proteins encoded in a region of the Ralstonia pseudosolanacearum genome:
- the murB gene encoding UDP-N-acetylmuramate dehydrogenase: MALLDPHYPLGRHNTFRFEAAARYAAHVRAPQDIAEALTDPRARGLPVLVLGGGSNIVLTRDFDGLVLLMEIPGVQVGRATLDGRAVHTVTAGAGESWHGLVARTVADGLPGLENLALIPGTVGAAPIQNIGAYGVEIKDRFHSLRAYDRHAGEFVTLDAADCAFGYRDSLFKRAGADRYVIAEVTFALPVDWQPDTHYAELARELAARDIAAPTAQDIFDAVVAIRRRKLPDPAEIGNAGSFFKNPIVDAATRDALLARFPGLVGYAQPDGSYKLAAGWMIDQCGFKGRQSGAVGVYDKQALVLVHRGGGSAVQLMTLAREIQDTVHARFGVRIEPEPVVI, encoded by the coding sequence ATGGCGTTGCTCGACCCGCATTATCCCCTAGGCCGGCACAACACGTTCCGTTTCGAGGCCGCCGCCCGCTATGCCGCGCACGTGCGCGCGCCACAGGACATTGCCGAGGCACTGACCGATCCGCGCGCGCGGGGCCTGCCGGTGCTGGTGCTGGGCGGCGGCAGCAATATCGTGCTCACGCGCGACTTCGACGGCCTGGTGCTGCTGATGGAGATTCCCGGCGTGCAGGTCGGCCGGGCGACCCTGGACGGACGCGCCGTCCACACCGTCACGGCCGGCGCGGGCGAATCGTGGCACGGCCTCGTGGCCCGCACCGTCGCCGACGGACTGCCCGGGCTGGAGAACCTGGCGCTGATCCCCGGCACCGTGGGTGCCGCGCCCATCCAGAACATCGGCGCGTACGGCGTCGAGATCAAAGACCGCTTCCACTCCCTGCGCGCCTACGACCGCCATGCCGGCGAGTTCGTCACGCTGGATGCCGCCGACTGCGCCTTCGGCTACCGCGACAGCCTCTTCAAGCGCGCCGGCGCCGACCGCTACGTCATCGCCGAAGTCACCTTCGCGCTGCCCGTGGACTGGCAGCCCGACACGCACTACGCAGAACTGGCCCGCGAGCTGGCCGCGCGGGACATCGCCGCGCCGACGGCGCAGGACATCTTCGATGCCGTGGTCGCCATCCGCCGCCGCAAGCTGCCGGACCCGGCCGAGATCGGCAACGCGGGCAGCTTCTTCAAGAACCCCATCGTCGATGCCGCCACGCGCGATGCGCTGCTGGCGCGGTTCCCCGGCCTGGTCGGCTACGCGCAGCCGGACGGCAGCTACAAGCTCGCCGCCGGCTGGATGATCGACCAGTGCGGCTTCAAGGGCCGGCAAAGCGGCGCGGTGGGGGTGTACGACAAGCAGGCACTGGTGCTGGTGCACCGGGGCGGCGGCAGCGCCGTGCAGCTGATGACGCTGGCGCGCGAGATCCAGGACACGGTGCACGCGCGCTTCGGCGTGCGCATCGAGCCCGAGCCCGTCGTCATCTGA
- the ybaK gene encoding Cys-tRNA(Pro) deacylase — MSKPRHVSETPATQFLKAHGVAYTEHAYDYVDHGGTTESSRQLGVDEHHVIKTLVMEDEQAKPLIVLMHGDCSVSTKNLARQAGRKSVQPCKPEVAQRHSGYQVGGTSPFGVRKAMPVYVEASVLALERIYINGGRRGFLVSLAPAVLTTLLHAQPVQCANPA; from the coding sequence ATGAGCAAACCCCGCCACGTTTCCGAGACGCCCGCCACGCAGTTCCTGAAGGCGCACGGCGTCGCCTACACCGAACACGCCTACGATTATGTCGACCATGGCGGCACCACCGAATCGTCGCGCCAGCTGGGCGTGGACGAGCATCACGTAATCAAGACGCTGGTGATGGAAGACGAGCAGGCCAAGCCGCTGATCGTGCTGATGCACGGCGACTGCTCGGTCTCCACCAAGAACCTCGCGCGCCAGGCCGGCCGCAAGAGCGTGCAGCCCTGCAAGCCGGAGGTGGCGCAGCGGCACAGCGGCTACCAGGTCGGCGGCACCTCGCCGTTCGGCGTGCGCAAGGCGATGCCGGTCTATGTGGAAGCCTCGGTGCTGGCGCTGGAGCGCATCTACATCAACGGCGGCCGGCGCGGCTTCCTGGTGAGCCTGGCGCCCGCCGTGCTGACCACGCTGCTCCATGCCCAACCGGTGCAGTGCGCCAACCCCGCCTGA
- the queG gene encoding tRNA epoxyqueuosine(34) reductase QueG has translation MSGTPTSLPEPGLNARLPADEAGLAALVAQIRSWGTGLGFDAIRIADIDLSHAEDGLRTWLAQGFHGDMDYMANHGMLRARPAELVAGTVRAIVARMPYVPHRGAAPAAGDDWRAIEWDRLRRPEDATVSLYARGRDYHKVLRQRLQKLAEQIAGAVGPYGYRVFTDSAPVLEVALATNGGLGWRGKHTLLLDRDAGSMFFLGEILIDLPLPVDPPVTPHCGQCTRCIEVCPTQAIVAPYVVDARRCISYLTIEHKGAIPVELRAAMGNHVYGCDDCQLACPWNKFAVHASLPDFDVRNGLDAAALVDLFGWTEDQFNQRLEGSPIRRIGHERWLRNLAVALGNALRAPLPEPAHARLRAALLTRAEDPSALVREHVAWALAQ, from the coding sequence ATGTCCGGAACCCCCACGTCACTGCCCGAACCGGGTCTCAATGCGCGCCTGCCCGCCGATGAGGCCGGGCTGGCCGCGCTTGTCGCACAGATCCGTTCCTGGGGCACCGGACTCGGCTTCGACGCCATCCGCATCGCCGACATTGACCTGTCGCACGCCGAAGACGGGCTGCGGACGTGGCTTGCGCAGGGGTTTCACGGTGACATGGATTATATGGCGAACCATGGCATGCTCCGCGCACGTCCGGCCGAGCTTGTTGCCGGAACGGTACGCGCCATCGTCGCGCGGATGCCGTATGTGCCACATCGTGGCGCCGCGCCGGCTGCCGGCGACGACTGGCGCGCCATCGAATGGGACCGCCTGCGCCGCCCCGAAGACGCCACCGTCTCGCTCTATGCACGCGGCCGCGACTACCACAAGGTGCTGCGCCAGCGCCTGCAGAAGCTGGCCGAGCAGATCGCCGGCGCGGTCGGGCCCTACGGCTATCGCGTCTTCACCGATTCGGCGCCGGTGCTGGAAGTCGCGCTGGCGACCAACGGCGGGCTGGGCTGGCGCGGCAAGCACACGCTGCTGCTCGACCGCGACGCCGGCTCGATGTTCTTCCTCGGCGAGATCCTGATCGACCTGCCGCTGCCGGTGGACCCGCCCGTCACGCCCCACTGCGGCCAGTGCACGCGCTGCATCGAGGTCTGCCCCACGCAGGCCATCGTCGCACCCTACGTGGTGGATGCGCGCCGCTGCATCTCGTATCTCACCATCGAGCACAAGGGCGCGATTCCGGTTGAGCTGCGCGCGGCGATGGGCAACCACGTATACGGCTGCGACGATTGCCAGCTGGCCTGTCCGTGGAACAAGTTCGCGGTGCATGCGAGCCTGCCGGATTTCGACGTGCGCAACGGCCTCGATGCCGCGGCGCTGGTCGATCTGTTCGGCTGGACGGAAGACCAGTTCAACCAGCGGCTGGAAGGCAGTCCGATCCGCCGCATCGGGCACGAGCGCTGGCTGCGCAATCTCGCCGTGGCGCTGGGCAATGCGCTGCGGGCGCCATTGCCCGAGCCCGCGCATGCACGGCTGCGCGCCGCGCTGCTCACGCGCGCGGAGGATCCCTCCGCACTGGTGCGCGAGCACGTGGCGTGGGCGCTGGCTCAATAG
- a CDS encoding acylase, which yields MTHGFALRNTLAVAALAALAGCAGTAHGSRWDTPSDTGLSAEIRRTGFGIPHIRANDYAGLGFGMAYAYAQDNLCLLADQVVTVNGERAKTFGPDGTATVAFKSIPNPRSDAFFKGIVDAAALRDGYARMSPEARELLRGYIAGYNRYLKDTPPASFPAACRNAAWVRPLTLADVMRMGEEKAIQASAGAMLAGIVDAQPPGRTHVSDTQPPPHAVVDVAALNRELRLRDLPIGSNGWAFGSAATENRRGALLGNPHFPWTTTNRFYEVHLTVPGKLDVMGASLAAFPVVSIGFNRDVAWTHTVSTGSRFTLFELKLADGDPTTYLVDGTPHKMTARTVAFDVKLPDGRIEHRAHTFYDTEYGPVVSMPAAGMPWTTQKAYALRDANRGNTRMIDAWLRVGQAGDVAGIHRALGNLGIPWVNTIAADRNGRALFVDVSATPDVSAEMLKRCAPSPLAERLFKGAGLVLLDGARSTCNWQVDPASPVPGLIAPARMPVLERDDFVANSNDSSWLTNPAQKLTGFPPIMGETDVPQRLRTRIGLIEIGRRLAGTDGLPGNRIDLPNLQAMLFRNTNLAAHLVLGDLLEACRAARDADADVRNGCVALGRWNRTDAANARAAHLFREFWMRAQDIAQVYATDFNPADPIYTPRGLRMHDAAVRTAVFKALKDAVGAVRAAGFALDAPLGTVQAVRRPAGDIPLHGGEEYEGVLNKLQSLPIGPQGLQVDEGTSYVQTVGFDAQGPVAQALLVYGESTDPASPHAFDQMRAFSAKRWIRLPFSEAAIAADPALKVTKLSQ from the coding sequence ATGACGCACGGATTCGCACTGCGCAACACGCTCGCCGTGGCCGCGCTCGCAGCGCTGGCCGGCTGCGCGGGCACGGCGCACGGCAGCCGTTGGGACACGCCGTCCGACACCGGCCTGTCGGCCGAGATCCGCCGCACCGGCTTCGGCATTCCGCACATCCGCGCCAACGACTACGCCGGCCTCGGCTTCGGCATGGCCTATGCCTATGCGCAGGACAATCTCTGCCTGCTCGCCGACCAGGTCGTCACCGTCAACGGCGAGCGCGCGAAGACGTTCGGGCCGGACGGCACCGCCACCGTGGCGTTCAAGTCCATCCCCAACCCCCGCTCGGATGCGTTCTTCAAGGGCATCGTCGACGCGGCCGCGCTGCGTGACGGCTATGCGCGGATGTCGCCCGAGGCGCGCGAACTGCTGCGCGGCTATATCGCCGGCTACAACCGCTACCTGAAGGACACCCCGCCGGCTAGCTTCCCTGCCGCGTGCCGCAACGCCGCCTGGGTGCGCCCGCTCACGCTGGCCGACGTGATGCGCATGGGCGAGGAGAAGGCGATCCAGGCCAGCGCCGGCGCGATGCTGGCCGGCATCGTCGATGCGCAGCCGCCGGGCCGGACGCACGTGTCCGATACGCAGCCCCCGCCGCACGCCGTCGTCGATGTCGCCGCGCTCAACCGCGAACTGCGGCTGCGCGACCTGCCCATCGGCAGCAACGGCTGGGCCTTCGGCAGTGCCGCCACGGAGAACCGGCGCGGCGCGCTGCTCGGCAACCCGCACTTCCCGTGGACGACCACCAACCGCTTCTACGAAGTCCACCTGACCGTGCCCGGCAAGCTCGACGTGATGGGCGCATCGCTCGCCGCCTTCCCCGTCGTCAGCATCGGCTTCAACCGCGACGTGGCGTGGACCCACACGGTCTCCACCGGCAGCCGCTTCACGCTGTTCGAGCTCAAGCTGGCCGACGGCGACCCCACCACCTATCTGGTCGACGGCACGCCGCACAAAATGACCGCGCGCACGGTCGCCTTCGACGTGAAGCTGCCCGACGGCCGCATCGAGCACCGCGCGCACACCTTTTACGACACCGAATACGGCCCGGTGGTGTCGATGCCCGCCGCCGGCATGCCGTGGACCACGCAGAAAGCCTACGCGCTGCGCGATGCCAACCGCGGCAACACGCGCATGATCGACGCCTGGCTGCGCGTCGGGCAAGCCGGGGACGTGGCCGGCATCCACCGGGCGCTCGGCAACCTGGGCATTCCGTGGGTCAACACCATCGCCGCCGACCGCAACGGCCGCGCGCTGTTCGTCGACGTCTCGGCCACGCCCGATGTCTCGGCCGAGATGCTCAAGCGCTGCGCCCCGTCGCCGCTGGCCGAGCGGCTGTTCAAGGGCGCCGGCCTGGTGCTGCTGGACGGCGCGCGCAGCACCTGCAACTGGCAGGTCGATCCGGCCTCGCCGGTGCCGGGGCTGATCGCGCCCGCGCGCATGCCGGTGCTCGAGCGCGACGACTTCGTCGCCAACAGCAACGACAGTTCGTGGCTGACCAACCCGGCGCAGAAGCTCACCGGCTTCCCGCCGATCATGGGCGAGACCGACGTGCCGCAGCGCCTGCGCACCCGCATCGGCCTGATCGAGATCGGCCGCCGCCTGGCCGGCACCGACGGCCTGCCGGGCAACCGCATCGACCTGCCGAACCTGCAGGCGATGCTCTTCCGCAATACCAACCTCGCCGCCCACCTGGTGCTGGGCGATCTGCTCGAAGCCTGCAGAGCCGCGCGCGACGCCGATGCCGACGTGCGCAACGGCTGCGTCGCCCTGGGCCGGTGGAATCGCACCGACGCCGCCAATGCCCGCGCCGCCCATCTGTTCCGCGAGTTCTGGATGCGCGCCCAGGACATTGCGCAGGTCTACGCCACCGACTTCAACCCGGCCGACCCGATCTACACGCCGCGCGGCCTGCGCATGCACGACGCGGCCGTGCGCACCGCCGTGTTCAAGGCGCTCAAGGACGCGGTGGGCGCGGTGCGCGCGGCCGGCTTCGCGCTGGATGCCCCGCTCGGCACCGTGCAGGCGGTGCGCCGGCCGGCCGGCGACATCCCGCTGCATGGCGGCGAGGAGTACGAAGGCGTGCTCAACAAGCTGCAGAGCCTGCCGATCGGACCGCAGGGCCTGCAGGTCGACGAGGGCACCAGCTACGTCCAGACCGTCGGCTTCGACGCTCAGGGCCCCGTCGCGCAGGCCCTGCTGGTCTACGGCGAATCGACCGACCCGGCCTCGCCGCACGCCTTCGACCAGATGCGCGCGTTCTCGGCCAAGCGGTGGATCCGCCTGCCGTTCTCGGAGGCCGCCATCGCCGCCGATCCGGCACTGAAGGTGACGAAACTGTCGCAGTGA
- the tsaE gene encoding tRNA (adenosine(37)-N6)-threonylcarbamoyltransferase complex ATPase subunit type 1 TsaE: MPPVPTVPPAAAPAGLTEPLAERTVPLVDEAATAAFGAAFAHAVRVLGPRPLQVQLSGDLGAGKTTLSRAILHGLGHAGRVRSPTYTLVEPYEVPGASGTQKVYHFDLYRFVDPEEWTDAGFRDCFAEPALCLVEWPEKAQALLGTPDLHIALAVDTVHETYDDGVEHAPRLARLSARTPTGLQLLQLLPPC, from the coding sequence ATGCCTCCTGTGCCCACCGTGCCGCCCGCTGCCGCTCCCGCCGGCCTGACCGAACCGCTCGCCGAGCGCACCGTGCCGCTCGTCGACGAGGCCGCCACCGCCGCGTTCGGCGCGGCCTTCGCGCACGCCGTGCGGGTGCTGGGCCCGCGGCCCCTGCAGGTCCAGCTCTCGGGCGACCTGGGCGCGGGCAAGACCACACTGTCGCGCGCCATCCTGCACGGCCTCGGCCATGCCGGCCGCGTGCGCAGCCCCACCTATACGCTGGTCGAGCCCTACGAGGTGCCCGGCGCTTCCGGCACGCAAAAGGTCTACCACTTCGACCTGTACCGTTTCGTCGATCCCGAGGAATGGACCGACGCGGGCTTCCGCGACTGCTTCGCCGAGCCCGCGCTGTGCCTGGTCGAATGGCCCGAGAAGGCGCAGGCGCTGCTCGGCACGCCCGACCTGCACATCGCCCTGGCCGTCGACACGGTGCACGAAACCTACGACGACGGCGTTGAACACGCACCACGCCTCGCGCGCCTGAGCGCACGCACGCCGACCGGCCTTCAACTGTTGCAACTGCTGCCCCCATGCTGA
- the xerD gene encoding site-specific tyrosine recombinase XerD, with the protein MTQAAPETLPPPPSSTEAIQRFCDALWLEDGLARNTLDAYRRDLTLYAQWLAGRGKALDQTEDADLSDYFAARHEDSLASTANRRRTVFKRFFQWALREHVVSADPTRLLPTAKQPPRIPQTLSEAQVEALIAAPDVDAPLGLRDRAMIELMYASGLRVSEIVALKTVEVGLNEGVVRVIGGKGGKDRLVPFGAEAGDWLQRYLRDGRTALLGQRTADALFVTARGDGMTRQAFWYLIKRYAQRADIHAPLSPHTLRHAFATHLLNHGADLRVVQMLLGHADISTTQIYTHVARERLRTLHAQHHPRG; encoded by the coding sequence ATGACCCAGGCCGCCCCCGAAACCCTGCCTCCGCCCCCCAGCAGCACGGAGGCGATCCAACGCTTCTGCGACGCACTGTGGCTCGAGGACGGCCTCGCCCGCAACACGCTCGATGCCTACCGGCGCGACCTGACGCTCTACGCGCAGTGGCTCGCCGGGCGCGGCAAGGCGCTCGACCAGACCGAGGACGCCGACCTCTCCGACTACTTCGCCGCCCGCCACGAAGACAGCCTCGCCTCCACCGCCAACCGTCGGCGCACGGTGTTCAAGCGCTTCTTCCAATGGGCCTTGCGCGAGCACGTGGTCAGCGCCGACCCGACGCGCCTGCTGCCGACCGCCAAGCAGCCGCCGCGCATTCCCCAGACGCTGTCCGAGGCGCAGGTCGAGGCGCTGATCGCCGCACCCGATGTCGACGCCCCGCTCGGCCTGCGCGATCGCGCCATGATCGAGCTGATGTATGCGAGCGGCCTGCGCGTGTCGGAAATCGTCGCGCTCAAGACCGTCGAGGTGGGCCTGAACGAGGGCGTGGTGCGCGTGATCGGCGGCAAGGGCGGCAAGGACCGGCTGGTGCCGTTCGGCGCCGAGGCCGGCGACTGGCTGCAGCGCTACCTACGCGACGGCCGCACCGCGCTGCTGGGCCAGCGCACCGCCGATGCGCTGTTCGTCACCGCGCGCGGCGACGGCATGACGCGCCAGGCCTTCTGGTACCTGATCAAGCGCTATGCCCAGCGCGCCGACATCCACGCGCCGCTGTCGCCGCACACGCTGCGGCACGCCTTCGCCACGCACCTGCTCAACCACGGCGCCGACCTGCGCGTGGTGCAGATGCTGCTCGGCCACGCCGACATCTCCACCACGCAGATCTACACCCATGTCGCGCGCGAGCGGCTGCGCACCCTGCATGCGCAGCACCATCCGCGCGGATAG
- a CDS encoding methylated-DNA--[protein]-cysteine S-methyltransferase encodes MPSPFDAVLEAPFGKLGVRVAEGALWEIVYLPDSARTVDSADPLIRRLAHQLDAYYDDADTVFDVPLTHTGTGFQHRVWDAIRAVPRGAVTTYGAIARQIHSAPRAVGQACGANWYPILIPCHRVVSASGIGGFSNHDEDGFHLNVKRWLLRHEGVMLT; translated from the coding sequence ATGCCATCCCCGTTCGACGCCGTTCTGGAAGCACCCTTCGGCAAGCTGGGCGTGCGCGTGGCCGAGGGCGCCCTGTGGGAGATCGTCTACCTGCCCGACAGCGCGCGCACCGTCGACTCGGCGGACCCGCTGATCCGCCGGCTGGCGCATCAGCTCGATGCCTACTACGACGACGCCGATACCGTGTTCGACGTGCCGCTCACGCACACCGGCACCGGCTTCCAGCACCGCGTGTGGGACGCCATCCGCGCGGTGCCGCGCGGCGCCGTCACCACCTACGGCGCCATCGCCAGGCAGATCCACAGCGCACCGCGCGCCGTGGGCCAGGCGTGCGGCGCGAACTGGTATCCGATCCTCATCCCCTGCCACCGCGTGGTGAGCGCCTCGGGCATCGGCGGCTTCTCCAACCACGATGAAGACGGCTTCCACCTGAACGTCAAGCGCTGGCTGCTGCGCCACGAAGGCGTGATGCTGACATGA
- the plsY gene encoding glycerol-3-phosphate 1-O-acyltransferase PlsY: protein MSTVVATVVFAVAAYLIGSVSFAVVVSRAMGLADPRTYGSGNPGATNVLRSGNKKAAILTLLGDAAKGWLAVWLAQLLAPRYGVEDMGIALVVVAAFLGHLYPVFHRFTGGKGVATAAGILLALSGWLGLATLATWLIIAMFFRYSSLAALVSAVFAPFYYVLLFGFDPLAGAIAVMSVLLIARHRANIAKLLAGKESRIGEKKKPT, encoded by the coding sequence ATGTCCACTGTCGTCGCTACCGTCGTCTTTGCCGTGGCCGCCTACCTGATCGGCTCGGTTTCGTTTGCCGTGGTGGTCAGCCGCGCGATGGGCCTGGCCGATCCGCGCACCTATGGCTCGGGCAACCCGGGCGCCACCAACGTGCTGCGCTCGGGCAACAAGAAGGCCGCGATCCTGACGCTGCTGGGCGACGCGGCCAAGGGCTGGCTGGCGGTGTGGCTGGCGCAACTGCTGGCGCCGCGCTACGGCGTGGAAGACATGGGCATCGCCCTGGTGGTGGTCGCGGCGTTCCTCGGCCACCTGTATCCGGTGTTCCACCGCTTCACCGGCGGCAAGGGCGTGGCCACCGCGGCCGGCATCCTGCTGGCGCTGAGCGGGTGGCTGGGCCTGGCGACGCTGGCAACGTGGCTGATCATCGCCATGTTCTTCCGGTATTCGTCGCTGGCGGCGCTGGTGTCCGCCGTGTTCGCGCCGTTCTACTACGTGCTGCTGTTCGGCTTCGACCCGCTGGCGGGCGCCATCGCCGTGATGTCGGTGCTGCTGATCGCGCGCCACCGCGCCAATATCGCCAAGCTGCTGGCCGGCAAGGAAAGCCGCATCGGCGAGAAGAAGAAGCCCACCTGA
- a CDS encoding YajQ family cyclic di-GMP-binding protein: protein MPSFDVVCEANMVELKNAVEQANKEISTRFDFKGSDARVEHKEQELTLFGDDDFKLGQVKDVLLTKLAKRNVDVRFLDYQDKQKIGGDKMKQVVKIKKGVSGDLSKKIVKLIKDSKIKVQGSIQGDAVRVSGTKRDDLQAVIAMLRKDVTDTPLDFNNFRD from the coding sequence ATGCCGTCGTTCGACGTGGTATGCGAGGCCAACATGGTGGAACTGAAGAACGCCGTGGAGCAGGCCAACAAGGAAATCTCGACGCGTTTCGATTTCAAGGGCTCGGATGCCCGCGTCGAGCACAAGGAGCAGGAACTGACGCTGTTCGGCGACGACGATTTCAAGCTCGGCCAGGTCAAGGACGTGCTGCTGACCAAGCTCGCCAAGCGTAATGTCGACGTGCGCTTCCTGGATTACCAGGACAAGCAGAAGATCGGCGGCGACAAGATGAAGCAGGTCGTCAAGATCAAGAAGGGCGTCTCGGGTGACCTGTCCAAGAAGATCGTCAAGCTGATCAAGGACAGCAAGATCAAGGTCCAGGGCAGCATCCAGGGCGACGCGGTGCGCGTGTCCGGTACCAAGCGCGATGACCTGCAGGCGGTGATCGCCATGCTGCGCAAGGACGTGACCGACACGCCGCTGGATTTCAACAACTTCCGCGACTGA
- a CDS encoding chalcone isomerase family protein, with product MFSTRAFIRRALRFAARARSLGTPRAWRRGVAGAALLAACAWPAWAAADIEGVRFDEAVRLAGYELPLNGTGLRSFFMIKGYVAGLYLPERAKNAAVILGMKGPKRLQIHPLRDVGADTFIHALVDGIHRNQTEPQVRKLADRLRQLEDAMRKIGATRRGDIINVDYTPQAGTVLSLNGVARGLPIPGEDFYQAVLRIFIGDDPVDRDLKSGLLGT from the coding sequence ATGTTCTCCACCCGCGCTTTCATCCGCCGCGCGCTGCGTTTTGCTGCGCGTGCCCGCTCCCTCGGCACACCGCGCGCATGGCGCCGCGGCGTGGCCGGCGCCGCGCTGCTCGCCGCATGCGCCTGGCCGGCGTGGGCGGCCGCGGACATCGAAGGCGTGCGCTTCGACGAGGCAGTGCGCCTGGCCGGCTACGAGCTGCCGCTCAACGGCACGGGGCTGCGCTCGTTCTTCATGATCAAGGGCTATGTGGCCGGGCTGTACCTGCCCGAGCGGGCCAAGAACGCCGCCGTGATCCTCGGCATGAAGGGACCGAAGCGGCTGCAGATCCATCCGCTGCGCGACGTCGGCGCCGACACCTTCATCCACGCGCTCGTCGACGGCATCCACCGCAACCAGACCGAGCCGCAGGTGCGCAAGCTGGCCGACCGCCTGAGGCAGCTGGAAGACGCGATGCGCAAGATCGGCGCGACCCGCCGCGGCGACATCATCAACGTCGACTACACGCCCCAGGCCGGCACGGTCCTCTCGCTCAACGGCGTGGCGCGCGGCCTGCCGATTCCCGGCGAAGACTTCTACCAGGCCGTGCTGCGCATCTTCATCGGCGACGACCCGGTCGACCGCGACCTCAAGAGCGGACTGCTCGGCACCTGA
- a CDS encoding N-acetylmuramoyl-L-alanine amidase, giving the protein MLIKHLPTDQPDDSHLPSQARRQWLSRMARAGAGTVILSLAGPQIAFGANIVAVRVWPAQDYTRVTIESDTALSATHQLVVDPDRLVVDIDGLDLDPTLRELVAKITPNDPYIRQVRVGQNRPRVVRLVFDLKESVNPQVFTLLPIAGYRNRLVFDLYPANPLDPLMQLVRATEDKQQRFIASGGAPMPAPAEDDDPIAALARRSAGGPASPSTRPAEDRRPALANRAPSRKPAPPAADNPPALANAPMSPPLAIEPEPPVPRGAAAGPRMRRLLTVAIDPGHGGEDPGATGSAGTHEKDVVLSVARLLRAKIDAQPNMRAMMTRDADYFVPLNVRVQKARRVQADLFVSIHADAFLSPEAKGASVFALSERGASSAQAKWLANKENAADMIGGANLGSKDAQVTRVLLDLSTTAQISDSMKVGRSVLEQIGGINRLHKGQVEQAGFAVLKAPDIPSILIETAFISNPEEESKLTDSAYQNQLAEAILRGIRAYFAKNPPLSRNPGV; this is encoded by the coding sequence ATGCTGATCAAGCATCTGCCGACCGACCAACCGGACGATTCCCACCTGCCCAGCCAGGCGCGCAGGCAATGGCTGTCGCGCATGGCCCGGGCGGGCGCCGGGACGGTCATCCTCAGCCTGGCCGGTCCGCAGATCGCCTTCGGCGCCAACATCGTGGCGGTGCGTGTGTGGCCGGCGCAGGATTACACGCGCGTGACCATCGAGTCGGACACCGCGCTGTCGGCCACGCACCAACTGGTGGTGGACCCGGACCGCCTGGTCGTCGACATCGACGGCCTGGACCTGGACCCGACGCTGCGCGAGCTGGTGGCCAAGATCACGCCGAACGATCCGTACATCCGCCAGGTGCGCGTGGGCCAGAACCGGCCGCGCGTGGTGCGGCTGGTGTTCGACCTGAAGGAGAGCGTCAATCCGCAGGTGTTCACACTGCTGCCGATCGCCGGCTATCGCAACCGGCTGGTGTTCGACTTGTACCCGGCCAATCCGCTTGACCCGCTGATGCAGCTGGTGCGCGCGACCGAAGACAAGCAGCAGCGCTTCATCGCCTCGGGCGGCGCGCCGATGCCGGCACCGGCCGAGGACGACGATCCGATCGCCGCGCTGGCGCGCCGCAGCGCCGGCGGCCCGGCATCGCCGTCCACGCGGCCGGCCGAGGATCGGCGTCCGGCGTTGGCCAACCGCGCGCCGTCGCGCAAGCCCGCGCCGCCCGCGGCCGACAATCCGCCGGCCCTGGCCAACGCGCCGATGTCGCCGCCGCTGGCGATCGAACCCGAGCCGCCGGTGCCGCGCGGCGCGGCTGCCGGTCCGCGCATGCGCCGGCTGCTGACGGTGGCGATCGATCCCGGCCACGGCGGCGAAGACCCCGGCGCCACCGGCAGCGCCGGCACGCACGAGAAGGACGTGGTGCTGTCGGTCGCCCGCCTGCTGCGCGCCAAGATCGACGCCCAGCCCAACATGCGCGCCATGATGACGCGCGACGCCGACTACTTCGTGCCGCTCAACGTGCGCGTGCAGAAGGCGCGCCGCGTGCAGGCCGACCTGTTCGTCTCCATCCACGCCGATGCCTTCCTGTCGCCGGAGGCGAAGGGGGCATCGGTGTTTGCGCTGTCCGAGCGCGGGGCGTCCAGCGCGCAGGCCAAGTGGCTCGCCAACAAGGAGAACGCGGCGGACATGATCGGCGGGGCCAACCTGGGTTCCAAGGATGCGCAGGTCACGCGCGTGCTGCTGGACCTGTCGACCACCGCGCAGATCAGCGACAGCATGAAGGTCGGCCGGTCGGTGCTGGAGCAGATCGGCGGCATCAACCGCCTGCACAAGGGACAGGTCGAGCAGGCCGGGTTTGCGGTGCTGAAGGCGCCGGACATTCCGTCGATCCTGATCGAGACGGCGTTCATCAGCAACCCGGAAGAAGAATCCAAGCTCACCGACAGCGCCTACCAGAACCAGCTGGCCGAGGCGATCCTGCGCGGCATCCGCGCCTACTTCGCGAAGAACCCGCCGCTGTCGCGCAATCCGGGCGTATGA